In Bradyrhizobium guangxiense, one DNA window encodes the following:
- a CDS encoding electron transfer flavoprotein subunit alpha/FixB family protein: protein MNTASEIGASPSSRAAAKKQLSDRFKTYKHVWVFIEQERGQVHSVSWELMGVGRKLADKLKVDLAAVVIGQEGEASQAAATESFCYGADLVYMVADDLLKDYRNESYIKALTKLVNSYKPEILLLGATTLGRDLAGSVATTLRTGLTADCTELDVDADGSLAATRPTFGGSLLCTIYTLNYRPQMATVRPRVMPVPERCARPIGRIITLPLGLVEDDIVTKVLSFLPDRDSARSNLAYADVVVAGGLGLGSSENFRLVRRLADVLGAEFGCSRPLVQKGWVTSDRQIGQTGKTIRPKLYIAAGISGAIQHRVGVDGADLIVAINTERNAPIFEFSHLGIVEDAIRLLPILTEAFRARLSPHSRDRIAG, encoded by the coding sequence ATGAATACCGCATCTGAAATCGGCGCTTCCCCTTCGAGTCGCGCCGCGGCTAAGAAGCAGCTGTCTGACCGCTTCAAGACCTACAAACATGTGTGGGTCTTCATCGAGCAAGAACGCGGCCAGGTCCACTCTGTATCCTGGGAGCTAATGGGCGTTGGCCGCAAGCTTGCTGACAAGCTCAAAGTTGATCTCGCCGCAGTGGTGATCGGGCAAGAGGGCGAGGCATCGCAGGCCGCCGCTACCGAGTCGTTCTGCTACGGAGCCGACCTTGTCTATATGGTCGCCGATGATCTGCTCAAGGACTATCGCAACGAATCCTATATCAAGGCGCTCACCAAGCTCGTCAATAGCTACAAGCCCGAGATCTTGCTCCTAGGCGCGACCACTCTAGGCCGCGACCTAGCAGGTTCAGTCGCAACGACATTGCGCACTGGTCTGACTGCCGATTGCACAGAGCTCGACGTCGATGCCGACGGTTCCCTCGCCGCGACGCGTCCGACCTTTGGCGGCTCGCTGCTATGCACGATCTATACGCTGAACTACCGTCCGCAGATGGCTACAGTCCGGCCGCGCGTGATGCCTGTGCCAGAACGCTGCGCGCGCCCGATCGGCCGCATCATCACCCTCCCGCTTGGACTTGTCGAGGACGATATCGTAACGAAGGTGCTGTCGTTCCTACCGGATCGCGATTCCGCACGATCCAATCTCGCTTATGCCGATGTTGTCGTTGCCGGAGGCCTCGGCCTTGGTTCGTCTGAAAACTTCCGGCTCGTGCGCCGGCTCGCCGACGTGCTAGGTGCCGAGTTTGGCTGCTCGCGCCCCCTGGTGCAAAAGGGTTGGGTCACATCCGACCGGCAAATTGGCCAAACCGGCAAAACCATCAGGCCAAAGCTCTACATCGCCGCCGGAATCTCCGGAGCCATTCAGCACCGCGTCGGTGTCGACGGCGCCGACCTTATCGTCGCCATCAACACCGAAAGGAACGCGCCTATCTTCGAGTTCTCGCATTTAGGCATTGTCGAGGACGCGATCCGGTTGCTGCCAATCCTGACCGAGGCGTTTCGCGCCCGGCTGTCGCCGCATTCGCGCGACCGGATCGCAGGATAG
- a CDS encoding FAD-dependent oxidoreductase has protein sequence MTAETFDIIVVGAGMAGNAAALTLAKHGLKVLQLERGEYPGSKNVQGAILYADMLEALVANFRQDAPLERHLVEQRFWMMDDRSHTGLHYRSDDFNEERPNRYTIIRAQFDRWFSQKVREAGATVLCETTATELMQDANGKVVGVRTDRADGEIHAGAVVLAEGVNGLLGTRAGVRKRPTPDTVALAVKEMHFLPREVIEARFNLKGDEGLVIEAAGTISRGMTGMGFIYTNKECISLGIGCLVAHFTSTGETPYGLLDRFKRHPSVAPLIEGSEVKEYAAHLIPEGGFKAIPQLYGEGWVVVGDAAQLNNAMHREGSNLAMTSGRLAAEAIIQVKSRGAPMTATNLSIYKTMLDHSFVIRDLRKYKDMPALMHTYSRNFFLTYPELVSESMQNFLRVDGTPKAEKEKQSLNSFVKSRSWSGLLGDAVRLARAWR, from the coding sequence GTGACCGCGGAAACATTTGACATCATCGTCGTCGGGGCAGGTATGGCCGGCAATGCAGCGGCGCTCACGCTTGCCAAGCACGGCCTGAAGGTTCTTCAGCTCGAGCGTGGCGAATATCCCGGGTCGAAGAACGTGCAGGGTGCGATCCTCTATGCCGATATGCTGGAGGCGCTTGTCGCTAACTTTCGACAAGACGCGCCGCTTGAGCGGCATCTGGTCGAACAGCGCTTCTGGATGATGGATGACCGCTCTCACACCGGCCTGCACTACCGCTCCGACGACTTCAACGAAGAAAGGCCGAACCGCTATACTATCATCCGCGCTCAGTTCGATAGGTGGTTCTCGCAGAAAGTTCGCGAAGCTGGCGCCACGGTGCTATGCGAGACAACGGCAACCGAACTAATGCAAGATGCTAACGGCAAGGTGGTGGGTGTGCGGACTGACCGCGCCGATGGCGAGATCCATGCTGGCGCGGTGGTCCTCGCGGAAGGCGTCAACGGCCTTCTTGGCACGCGGGCCGGCGTACGCAAGCGGCCTACGCCGGACACGGTCGCACTCGCCGTGAAGGAGATGCACTTCCTACCGCGCGAAGTTATCGAGGCCCGCTTCAATCTTAAGGGCGATGAAGGGCTCGTCATTGAGGCTGCGGGCACCATCTCCCGCGGCATGACAGGCATGGGCTTCATCTACACCAATAAGGAATGCATCTCCCTTGGCATCGGATGCCTGGTCGCGCACTTCACAAGCACCGGGGAAACACCGTATGGTCTGCTCGATCGCTTCAAGCGGCATCCTTCGGTCGCTCCGCTGATCGAGGGATCGGAAGTCAAGGAATATGCCGCTCACCTCATTCCCGAGGGTGGCTTCAAGGCCATTCCGCAGCTATATGGCGAGGGCTGGGTCGTCGTAGGCGACGCCGCTCAACTCAACAACGCTATGCATCGCGAGGGCTCAAACCTCGCAATGACATCGGGGCGACTCGCGGCCGAAGCGATCATCCAAGTCAAGTCGCGCGGCGCCCCAATGACAGCGACGAATCTGTCAATTTACAAGACGATGTTGGACCATTCGTTTGTCATTAGGGACCTAAGGAAGTACAAAGACATGCCCGCGCTGATGCACACCTACTCCCGGAACTTTTTTCTGACATATCCGGAGCTCGTCTCGGAATCGATGCAGAATTTCTTGCGGGTCGACGGGACACCAAAGGCCGAAAAGGAAAAGCAATCACTAAACTCCTTCGTCAAGAGCCGTTCGTGGAGCGGCCTGCTCGGTGATGCCGTTCGCCTCGCGCGCGCTTGGCGGTAA
- a CDS encoding ferredoxin family protein, producing the protein MSTDRSARVEDRLFYNRYLLDPGHPHIKVRPHTMPSSELVSMLTTCPAHCYVANDKHQIEVAVDGCIECGTCRVICEERGDIEWSYPRGGYGVLFKFG; encoded by the coding sequence ATGTCGACCGACCGATCCGCGCGCGTCGAGGACAGGCTATTCTACAACCGCTACCTGCTTGATCCTGGGCACCCTCACATCAAGGTGCGGCCACACACGATGCCATCCTCGGAGCTCGTGAGCATGCTGACAACCTGCCCGGCTCACTGCTATGTAGCTAACGACAAGCACCAGATAGAAGTCGCCGTGGACGGCTGCATCGAGTGCGGCACTTGCCGCGTGATCTGCGAGGAGAGAGGTGACATCGAGTGGAGCTATCCGCGAGGTGGTTACGGCGTACTGTTCAAGTTTGGCTAA
- the panB gene encoding 3-methyl-2-oxobutanoate hydroxymethyltransferase — protein sequence MSHISQAPSARVTIPLLQQWKEERRRITMTTAYDAVTARIADSIVDILLVGDSVGNVCLGYDNTLPVSMPMMNYHLEAVARTRPRALLVADMPFLSFHVSPQETIRNAGGFLQRGADAVKLEGGAKRIDMIRALVQCEIPVMGHLGLTPQSVNVMGGFRVQGRTSEAALQLLEDAHRLEQAGCFALVLEGIPAELAARVTEILKIPTIGIGAGAKCSGQVLVFHDVVGLTEGHRPKFVRPYSNGFQVLQDALASWATDVREGTFPDAQESYRLPESLAEVVANWTPGERDGI from the coding sequence ATGAGCCACATATCTCAAGCGCCCAGTGCGCGAGTGACGATTCCGCTCCTTCAACAATGGAAGGAGGAACGGCGGCGCATAACGATGACCACCGCCTATGACGCCGTGACAGCGCGGATTGCCGATTCCATCGTCGATATCCTCCTCGTGGGCGACAGCGTCGGCAATGTCTGTCTCGGCTACGACAATACCCTTCCGGTCAGCATGCCGATGATGAACTATCATCTGGAGGCTGTCGCGCGCACAAGACCTCGTGCGCTGCTCGTGGCTGATATGCCGTTTCTCAGCTTCCATGTCAGCCCGCAGGAAACTATCCGCAACGCAGGTGGCTTCCTGCAACGGGGAGCAGATGCCGTCAAGCTGGAAGGGGGCGCCAAGCGCATCGACATGATACGCGCGCTGGTCCAATGCGAAATCCCGGTGATGGGACACCTCGGCCTCACCCCGCAAAGCGTCAACGTCATGGGCGGCTTCAGGGTGCAGGGTCGCACGAGCGAGGCTGCATTGCAACTGCTCGAGGACGCGCACCGGTTAGAGCAAGCGGGATGCTTTGCGCTCGTGCTCGAGGGCATTCCGGCCGAGCTTGCAGCGCGTGTGACCGAGATCCTGAAGATTCCGACCATTGGGATCGGCGCGGGAGCGAAATGTTCGGGCCAGGTACTCGTGTTCCACGACGTGGTCGGATTGACGGAGGGGCACCGGCCGAAATTCGTGCGCCCCTATTCGAACGGATTTCAGGTCTTGCAGGATGCCCTCGCAAGCTGGGCGACCGATGTCCGGGAGGGCACATTTCCGGACGCTCAGGAGTCCTACCGTTTGCCGGAATCCCTGGCGGAGGTCGTCGCAAACTGGACGCCAGGCGAGCGGGACGGAATTTAG
- the panC gene encoding pantoate--beta-alanine ligase, with protein sequence MRTIKTVRELRRALAGHKPNGRVGFVPTMGYLHDGHLALVKASRARCNTTVVSIFVNPAQFGPKEDLSVYPRDFPRDERLCREADVDIIFAPGAEEVYRSGFDTFVEPGAPAQPLCGPFRPGHFRGVTTVVCKLFNMVQPDLAFFGQKDFQQCAVVRRMVTDLNLPIEIVTVPTVRDPDGLAMSSRNRYLSAPERSSALSISRGLFAAKAVFQAGERDSIRLLSLARQTIEIDELQYLEIVDAETLTPATSELTRPAAICVAGYVGSTRLIDNILLDTTEARRLTAR encoded by the coding sequence GTGCGCACCATAAAAACCGTCCGCGAGCTGCGCCGCGCCCTCGCTGGTCACAAACCGAATGGTCGCGTCGGATTTGTGCCCACAATGGGATACCTGCACGATGGTCATCTCGCGCTTGTTAAAGCGAGCCGGGCACGCTGCAACACCACGGTCGTCAGCATCTTCGTCAACCCGGCCCAGTTTGGCCCGAAGGAAGATCTCAGCGTGTATCCACGGGACTTCCCCCGAGACGAACGACTGTGCCGCGAGGCTGACGTCGATATTATCTTTGCTCCCGGGGCGGAGGAAGTGTATCGGTCGGGGTTCGACACCTTTGTCGAACCGGGTGCACCGGCACAGCCCCTCTGTGGCCCGTTCAGGCCCGGCCACTTTCGGGGTGTTACGACCGTCGTCTGCAAGCTGTTCAACATGGTGCAGCCTGATCTGGCGTTCTTCGGACAAAAGGACTTTCAGCAATGTGCCGTAGTGCGGCGGATGGTCACCGATCTCAATCTCCCGATCGAAATCGTCACCGTCCCGACGGTTCGCGATCCGGACGGGCTCGCCATGAGCAGCCGGAACCGCTATCTCAGCGCTCCTGAACGCAGCAGCGCCCTTTCCATCAGCCGCGGCCTTTTCGCAGCAAAGGCTGTCTTTCAGGCAGGCGAGCGCGATTCCATCCGGCTGTTGTCACTCGCCAGGCAGACTATAGAGATCGACGAGCTGCAATACCTGGAAATCGTCGATGCCGAAACGCTCACGCCAGCTACAAGCGAGCTGACGCGTCCTGCTGCGATTTGTGTCGCAGGTTATGTTGGCTCAACCCGGCTGATCGACAACATCCTGCTCGATACCACGGAGGCTCGCAGGCTGACCGCGCGGTGA
- a CDS encoding DUF2934 domain-containing protein, translating into MAFPTEEQIKNKAHELWEKAGRPEGRELEFWHQAERELQEQAERGAPENGSPDAI; encoded by the coding sequence ATGGCATTCCCGACCGAAGAGCAGATCAAAAACAAGGCCCACGAGCTCTGGGAGAAAGCAGGCAGGCCGGAAGGGCGCGAACTCGAATTCTGGCATCAAGCCGAACGCGAGCTGCAGGAGCAGGCAGAGCGCGGCGCTCCGGAAAATGGCTCGCCTGACGCGATTTAG
- a CDS encoding HAD-IA family hydrolase has protein sequence MFLFDLDMTLFDSSAIAQQRRFQMWDNVRQNMHLIRPFPAQGRAAPHELPALLRADGQRIGIVTSSPEWYATSVLQQFRIPYDVLVSYGNTQNHKPDPEPILEALRRVGVAATTETLYIGDDVGDIEASYHAGVTSVAVRWGPTSIFELSSSAPDVFMSKASTLLRREHSWPRLYWRSVSAAVLSLKSDDTHAKILGEAVGRAIATLDWAPDYVVPVPMKPSQQRNRFELLLNEAADHFDEDIELELKGLRVVKEIEGYKQMNSLERAEAIKGAFHSNFRWNNNKILLIDDVYTTGETTGECVRTLAASGAGEVRIMTLAKDQRVFARKTCPACGRSMKIRENHTTHFKFWGCSGYPHHCQNTENF, from the coding sequence ATGTTCCTGTTTGACCTCGACATGACGCTTTTCGATAGCTCGGCCATTGCGCAGCAACGTCGCTTTCAGATGTGGGACAATGTCCGGCAGAATATGCATCTGATCCGGCCGTTCCCCGCGCAAGGCCGCGCGGCGCCTCATGAGCTTCCCGCCCTTCTCAGGGCGGACGGACAGAGGATCGGCATCGTCACCTCTTCGCCTGAATGGTACGCGACTTCAGTCCTCCAGCAATTCCGCATCCCTTACGACGTGCTGGTCAGCTACGGCAATACCCAGAACCACAAACCCGACCCCGAGCCGATCCTGGAAGCGCTACGTCGTGTCGGCGTGGCTGCGACGACGGAAACGCTCTACATCGGTGATGATGTCGGTGACATCGAAGCCAGTTACCATGCCGGGGTGACTTCTGTTGCGGTCCGATGGGGGCCTACGTCAATCTTCGAGCTTTCCTCCAGTGCACCGGACGTCTTCATGTCGAAGGCATCCACCTTGCTGAGACGCGAACATTCCTGGCCGCGGCTATATTGGCGAAGCGTGAGCGCAGCCGTGTTGTCGCTGAAGAGTGATGATACCCACGCCAAGATTCTCGGTGAGGCCGTAGGTCGAGCCATCGCAACCCTCGACTGGGCACCGGACTATGTTGTGCCGGTTCCGATGAAGCCTTCTCAACAGCGCAATCGCTTTGAATTGCTGCTCAATGAGGCAGCAGATCATTTCGATGAGGACATCGAACTGGAGCTGAAGGGCCTGCGTGTCGTCAAGGAAATCGAGGGCTACAAGCAGATGAATTCGCTGGAGCGCGCCGAAGCAATCAAAGGCGCTTTCCATTCTAATTTCAGATGGAACAATAACAAGATCTTGCTGATCGACGATGTCTACACGACCGGGGAGACCACCGGGGAATGTGTCCGGACACTCGCCGCCAGCGGCGCCGGCGAAGTCAGGATCATGACGCTGGCGAAGGACCAGCGGGTATTTGCTCGCAAGACCTGCCCCGCCTGCGGTCGCTCTATGAAAATCCGGGAGAATCACACAACCCATTTCAAATTCTGGGGCTGCTCGGGTTATCCTCACCACTGCCAAAACACTGAAAACTTCTAG
- a CDS encoding DNA-processing protein DprA has translation MIGTETRTAAGILTLTALRGIGPATAERLAERFSLLEAILGAEPAKLRSVVSAAVAECLQEPAAIVKASEKAQRVLDEADRRGVRVLSIFDTDYPVALRSLADRPPILFVKGQLPPRRSVACIGTREPSEFGEIVSDRIVETLVGANWAIVSGLAIGVDTLSHQSALHHGGRTVAVMAGGLEGIYPKQNSKLAEEILEKDGALISEQPFGVPPSPRNLVQRDRLQSGLSIATFVMQTDIKGGSMHTVRFTIQQDRVLFAPVPQGRHATEPKSQGILAMTQLPASRFAEAVRAEGDYRRILAERYGNRPVAVPLASKEDYASMLGLLESRLAGGETQTVAPPSSPTQMSML, from the coding sequence ATGATTGGCACCGAGACACGAACTGCAGCCGGCATTCTCACACTCACCGCTTTGCGCGGTATCGGCCCTGCTACGGCCGAGCGTCTCGCTGAACGATTCTCGCTTCTTGAAGCGATTTTGGGCGCCGAGCCTGCGAAGCTTCGATCGGTCGTTTCGGCCGCGGTGGCTGAATGCCTTCAGGAGCCCGCCGCCATTGTTAAAGCCAGCGAGAAGGCACAGCGAGTGCTCGACGAGGCGGATCGGCGTGGGGTGCGTGTTCTGTCGATCTTCGATACGGATTATCCAGTGGCTCTGCGCTCTCTTGCCGATCGCCCGCCCATCCTGTTTGTGAAGGGCCAGCTTCCGCCGCGCCGCAGCGTCGCTTGCATCGGCACGCGCGAGCCGTCCGAATTCGGCGAAATCGTCAGCGATAGGATCGTGGAGACACTGGTCGGCGCCAATTGGGCGATCGTGAGTGGCCTTGCGATCGGCGTCGATACGTTGAGCCACCAAAGCGCATTGCATCACGGCGGGCGGACCGTCGCTGTGATGGCGGGTGGTCTTGAGGGCATTTACCCGAAGCAGAATAGCAAGCTCGCCGAAGAGATTCTGGAAAAGGATGGCGCGCTGATCAGCGAGCAGCCTTTCGGCGTGCCGCCATCCCCGCGCAATCTTGTGCAGCGCGATCGCCTGCAAAGCGGGCTTTCGATAGCAACCTTTGTCATGCAGACAGACATCAAGGGCGGCTCGATGCACACGGTGCGCTTCACGATCCAACAGGACCGCGTGCTGTTTGCGCCAGTGCCGCAGGGCCGTCATGCCACAGAGCCTAAGAGCCAGGGCATCTTGGCCATGACGCAGTTGCCCGCGAGCCGCTTCGCCGAAGCTGTGCGGGCTGAAGGTGACTACCGACGCATACTCGCCGAGAGGTATGGCAACCGCCCGGTGGCTGTGCCGCTAGCCAGCAAGGAAGACTACGCCTCCATGCTTGGCTTATTGGAAAGCCGCTTGGCTGGTGGCGAAACCCAAACAGTCGCTCCGCCGTCGTCACCCACGCAGATGTCGATGCTCTAA
- a CDS encoding Fic family protein gives MAYIHELPAWPTFTWDMQRIADRLAAVRHKQGRLLGRMERLGFPLKTEATLQTLTEEVVKSSEIEGEILDHAQVRSSIARHLGMDIGGLIPADRYVEGVVEMILDATEHYAEELTAERLFGWHAALFPTGRSGMTKIVVGAWRTVETGPMQVVSGPMGRERVHYEAPSAERLDAQMQTFLEWFNRNIVSIDPVLKAALAHLWFVTIHPFEDGNGRIARAIADLALARSERSPQRFYSMSAQIRRERNDYYSILERIQKGNLDITDWMAWFLDCLDRAFDNADAILGRILQKADFWDRHAARQLNERQRTVLNCLFDGFEGKLTSSKWAKLTKVSQATAARDIEELIEHGILKKDAAGGRSTSYSLVDTHS, from the coding sequence ATGGCCTACATTCATGAACTGCCTGCTTGGCCCACATTCACTTGGGATATGCAGCGGATTGCAGACCGATTGGCGGCGGTCCGTCATAAGCAGGGCCGCCTGCTCGGCCGGATGGAGCGGCTCGGATTCCCCCTCAAAACTGAGGCTACTCTTCAGACCCTCACTGAAGAAGTGGTGAAGTCGAGTGAGATCGAGGGTGAGATCCTCGATCATGCGCAGGTTCGGTCCTCCATCGCTCGTCATCTTGGTATGGACATTGGGGGCCTTATCCCTGCCGACCGGTACGTCGAAGGCGTGGTCGAGATGATCCTCGACGCCACCGAACACTATGCCGAGGAGCTAACTGCCGAACGCCTCTTCGGCTGGCATGCCGCGCTCTTCCCCACTGGGCGCAGCGGTATGACCAAGATAGTCGTCGGCGCGTGGCGGACGGTCGAGACTGGACCCATGCAAGTTGTCTCGGGCCCGATGGGTCGCGAGCGCGTACACTATGAAGCTCCATCGGCCGAGCGTCTCGATGCGCAGATGCAGACCTTCTTGGAGTGGTTTAACCGTAATATCGTTAGCATCGATCCCGTGTTGAAGGCCGCTCTCGCTCATCTTTGGTTCGTGACCATCCATCCATTTGAAGACGGCAACGGTCGTATTGCGCGTGCGATCGCTGACCTTGCGCTGGCAAGATCAGAGCGGAGCCCGCAAAGGTTTTACAGTATGTCCGCGCAGATTCGGCGCGAGCGGAACGACTACTACTCAATTCTCGAGCGGATCCAGAAAGGAAACCTCGACATCACCGATTGGATGGCGTGGTTCCTGGATTGCTTAGATCGCGCCTTTGACAACGCGGATGCCATTCTCGGGAGAATTCTCCAGAAAGCGGACTTCTGGGATCGTCATGCGGCTCGCCAGCTCAATGAACGTCAACGAACTGTGCTTAATTGCCTGTTCGATGGATTTGAGGGCAAGCTAACGTCCTCAAAGTGGGCAAAGCTAACGAAGGTCTCCCAGGCGACGGCGGCAAGGGACATTGAGGAATTGATCGAACATGGCATCCTTAAGAAAGATGCCGCCGGGGGCAGAAGCACCAGCTACTCGCTCGTTGACACACACAGCTGA
- a CDS encoding S1/P1 nuclease produces MTKLRVLLPACITILAGSTSTALAWGQLGHSVIAELAQRHLTPAATTKLKDLIGETSLASISNWADDYKFTAEGKNTYRWHFVDIDVARATYDSALDCNEANNQGTCIVRGLPEAIAVLKDTSRSKDDRLRALKLVVHLAGDLEQPLHASERDGDQGGNKLHVILRAKRSDGTSYTRASTFHSMWDDSLIDLQAYSWGSYADAIDGASLPAVEPAPYDEARIAAWANDTHALGIRAYQLLPQGAPEQNDAGHPIELGAEYAAAVKSDLDGELAKGAARLKAILEDALGDS; encoded by the coding sequence GTGACAAAGCTTAGAGTTCTACTTCCCGCCTGCATTACCATCCTGGCGGGCAGCACGTCGACTGCGCTCGCGTGGGGACAGCTCGGGCATTCCGTGATTGCTGAGCTCGCGCAGCGACATCTCACCCCGGCTGCCACGACCAAGCTCAAGGACCTGATCGGAGAGACCTCGTTGGCGTCGATCTCGAACTGGGCTGACGACTACAAGTTCACGGCAGAAGGGAAGAACACGTATCGCTGGCACTTCGTCGACATCGATGTCGCCCGCGCCACTTATGATTCCGCGCTGGACTGCAATGAGGCAAACAATCAGGGCACTTGCATCGTGCGGGGCCTGCCTGAGGCGATTGCGGTGTTAAAGGACACTTCGCGCAGTAAGGACGACAGGCTGCGTGCGCTCAAGCTGGTGGTTCATCTTGCGGGTGATCTTGAGCAACCGCTTCACGCAAGTGAACGGGATGGCGACCAGGGTGGTAACAAGTTGCACGTCATATTGCGTGCCAAACGCTCGGATGGAACGTCATACACGCGCGCATCGACGTTTCACAGCATGTGGGATGATTCTCTGATCGACCTTCAGGCCTATTCGTGGGGAAGCTATGCGGACGCAATCGACGGTGCATCGTTGCCGGCGGTTGAGCCCGCTCCCTATGATGAGGCACGCATCGCTGCTTGGGCCAATGACACCCATGCGCTCGGGATAAGGGCCTATCAGCTTCTGCCTCAAGGTGCGCCGGAGCAGAACGACGCTGGTCATCCCATTGAGCTCGGAGCGGAGTATGCCGCTGCCGTCAAATCAGATCTTGATGGCGAGCTGGCAAAGGGAGCTGCGCGATTGAAAGCCATCCTTGAGGATGCACTTGGAGATTCGTGA
- a CDS encoding LLM class flavin-dependent oxidoreductase — MMSKRQLSLNFFIYPDGHHEAAWRHKASTTDRILDVTYYQELAQRAEAHKFDAVFFADGPVLSDNVRYAQRFRLEPITLLAAIASATTHIGLIATASTTYTEPYNLARLFASLDHLSRGRAGWNIVTTSSPQAAQNFGLPEHPPHHERYERAREYLDVVTALWDSWEDDALVNDPVSGIFADTSKIHAIDHIGKYFRVRGPLNVSRTPQGRPVYVQAGSSEDGRAFAARFAEAIFTAHQTLASAQEFYADIKRQARAFDRSPDQIKILPGISPFIASTQAEADRLQDEFNALIQPEFSLAQLRQMTGLDLAGFDLDGPFPRHLIDTDGAHGVASRFKLIVDIIDREKPTIRQLVQRLAGARGHWVIAGPPEKIADNIQTWFENGAADGFNVMPPWLPGGFDLFAEQVVPILRKRGLFRRDYAGSSLRDHYGLSRPASLFSGAVRAIA, encoded by the coding sequence ATGATGAGCAAACGCCAGCTTTCCCTCAACTTCTTCATCTATCCGGACGGTCATCACGAGGCCGCGTGGCGGCACAAGGCCTCGACGACGGACCGCATTCTCGACGTCACCTACTATCAGGAACTGGCGCAACGCGCCGAAGCGCACAAGTTCGACGCGGTCTTCTTCGCCGACGGGCCGGTGCTCTCGGATAACGTCCGCTACGCGCAGCGCTTCCGGCTCGAGCCGATCACGCTTCTCGCCGCGATCGCGTCGGCTACCACGCACATCGGCCTGATCGCGACCGCTTCAACCACCTACACCGAACCCTACAATCTCGCTCGGCTGTTCGCGTCGCTCGATCACCTCAGCCGCGGGCGTGCAGGATGGAACATCGTGACGACAAGCTCGCCACAGGCAGCGCAGAACTTCGGCCTGCCTGAGCATCCTCCGCATCACGAGCGGTACGAGCGGGCGCGCGAATATCTCGATGTCGTCACCGCGCTATGGGACAGCTGGGAGGACGATGCGCTCGTCAATGACCCCGTCTCCGGCATTTTCGCTGATACCAGCAAGATCCACGCGATCGACCATATAGGGAAATACTTCCGCGTGCGCGGCCCGCTCAACGTCTCACGGACGCCGCAGGGCCGGCCCGTCTATGTCCAGGCCGGCTCTTCCGAGGACGGACGCGCCTTCGCAGCGCGCTTTGCCGAGGCCATCTTCACGGCGCACCAGACGTTGGCGAGCGCGCAGGAGTTCTATGCCGACATCAAACGGCAGGCGCGTGCGTTCGATCGCAGCCCTGACCAGATCAAGATCCTGCCCGGCATCTCGCCGTTCATCGCCAGCACACAAGCGGAGGCCGACCGGCTTCAGGACGAGTTCAACGCGCTGATCCAGCCGGAGTTCTCGCTCGCCCAGCTCCGCCAGATGACCGGGCTCGACCTCGCCGGCTTTGATCTCGATGGCCCCTTCCCACGTCACCTGATCGATACCGACGGTGCGCATGGCGTTGCCAGCCGCTTCAAGCTGATCGTCGACATCATCGATCGCGAAAAGCCCACGATCCGCCAGCTGGTGCAGCGCCTCGCCGGTGCGCGCGGGCATTGGGTCATCGCCGGCCCCCCGGAAAAGATCGCCGACAACATCCAGACCTGGTTCGAGAACGGCGCAGCCGACGGTTTCAACGTCATGCCTCCGTGGCTGCCGGGCGGGTTCGACCTGTTCGCCGAACAGGTCGTGCCGATCTTGCGCAAGCGCGGCCTCTTCCGCCGTGATTATGCGGGCAGCAGTCTGCGCGATCACTACGGTTTGAGCCGCCCGGCCAGCCTGTTCTCGGGCGCCGTGCGGGCCATTGCGTGA